Proteins encoded within one genomic window of Oryza glaberrima chromosome 12, OglaRS2, whole genome shotgun sequence:
- the LOC127757099 gene encoding 5-methyltetrahydropteroyltriglutamate--homocysteine methyltransferase 2 isoform X2 — translation MASHIVGYPRMGPKRELKFALESFWDGKSSAEDLEKVATDLRASIWKQMADAGIKYIPSNTFSYYDQVLDTTAMLGAVPERYSWTGGEIGFSTYFSMARGNATVPAMEMTKWFDTNYHFIVPELGPNTKFSYSSHKAVNEYKEAKALGVDTVPVLVGPVSYLLLSKPAKGVEKSFALLSLLSSILPVYKEVIAELKAAGATWIQFDEPTLVLDLDSHQLAAFSAAYTELESALSGLNVLIETYFADIPAESYKTLTSLNSVTAYGFDLIRGSKTLDLVKSAGFPSGKYLFAGVVDGRNIWADDLAASLTTLESLEAIVGKDKLVVSTSCSLMHTAVDLVNETKLDSEIKSWLAFAAQKVVEVNALAKALAGQKDEAYFAANAAAQASRRSSPRVTNEEVQKAAAALRGSDHRRATNVSARLDAQQKKLNLPVLPTTTIGSFPQTVELRRVRREYKAKKISEDEYVSAIKEEISKVVKIQEELDIDVLVHGEPERNDMVEYFGEQLSGFAFTANGWVQSYGSRCVKPPIIYGDVSRPNAMTVFWSKMAQSMTSRPMKGMLTGPVTILNWSFVRNDQPRFETCYQIALAIKKEVEDLEAGGIQVIQIDEAALREGLPLRKAEHAFYLDWAVHSFRITNCGVQDTTQIHTHMCYSNFNDIIHSIINMDADVITIENSRSDEKLLSVFREGVKYGAGIGPGVYDIHSPRIPSTEEIADRINKMLAVLDTNILWVNPDCGLKTRKYTEVKPALTNMVSAAKLIRTQLASAK, via the exons ATGGCGTCTCACATTGTTGGATACCCCCGCATGGGCCCCAAGAGGGAGCTCAAGTTTGCCCTGGAGTCTTTCTGGGATGGGAAGAGCAGCGCTGAGGATTTGGAGAAGGTTGCGACCGACCTCAGGGCCAGCATCTGGAAGCAAATGGCTGATGCTGGGATCAAGTATATCCCCAGCAACACCTTCTCGTACTATGATCAGGTTCTTGACACGACCGCCATGCTTGGTGCTGTCCCAGAGCGCTACTCATGGACCGGTGGAGAGATTGGGTTCAGCACCTACTTCTCGATGGCTAGGGGAAATGCCACTGTCCCTGCTATGGAGATGACCAAGTGGTTTGACACCAACTA CCACTTTATCGTCCCTGAACTTGGTCCCAACACCAAGTTCTCCTACTCTTCCCACAAGGCTGTGAATGAATACAAGGAGGCCAAGGCG CTCGGCGTTGACACCGTGCCAGTACTTGTTGGACCAGTTTCATACTTGTTGCTCTCCAAGCCTGCCAAGGGTGTAGAGAAGTCGTTTGCTCTTCTTTCCCTTCTCAGCAGCATCCTTCCTGTCTACAA GGAGGTTATTGCTGAGTTGAAGGCAGCTGGTGCTACATGGATTCAGTTTGATGAGCCCACACTTGTTCTTGACCTTGACTCTCACCAATTGGCTGCATTCTCTGCAGCGTACACAGAACTCGAGTCGGCACTTTCTGGATTGAATGTGCTTATTGAGACATACTTCGCTGACATTCCTGCTGAATCATACAA GACCCTCACATCCCTGAACAGCGTGACTGCTTATGGTTTTGACCTTATCCGTGGTTCCAAGACTCTTGACCTTGTCAAGAGTGCTGGTTTCCCCTCTGGCAAGTACCTCTTTGCTGGTGTTGTGGATGGGCGCAACATCTGGGCTGATGATCTCGCCGCATCTCTCACCACCCTCGAGTCTCTTGAGGCTATTGTTGGAAAGG ACAAGCTTGTGGTCTCGACTTCCTGCTCACTCATGCACACCGCTGTGGATCTTGTAAATGAGACCAAGCTCGATAGCGAGATTAAGTCATGGCTTGCTTTTGCTGCCCAAAAGGTGGTTGAGGTGAATGCCCTTGCTAAGGCATTGGCTGGACAGAAGGATGAG GCTTACTTTGCAGCAAACGCTGCTGCTCAGGCCTCTAGGAGGTCATCACCTCGTGTGACAAACGAGGAAGTCCAAAAGGCT GCTGCTGCTCTGAGGGGGTCTGACCACCGCCGTGCTACCAATGTTAGCGCTAGGTTGGACGCACAGCAGAAGAAGCTCAACCTTCCAGTCCTTCCTACAACCACAATTGGTTCATTCCCACAGACTGTGGAGCTCAGGAGAGTCCGCCGTGAGTACAAGGCTAAAAA GATCTCTGAGGATGAGTACGTCAGTGCCATCAAGGAGGAAATCAGCAAGGTTGTTAAGATCCAGGAAGAGCTTGACATTGATGTGCTTGTTCACGGCGAGCCTGAG AGAAACGATATGGTTGAGTACTTCGGTGAGCAGCTTTCTGGTTTTGCATTCACTGCCAACGGATGGGTGCAATCTTATGGATCACGGTGTGTCAAGCCACCAATTATCTATGGTGATGTGAGCCGCCCCAACGCCATGACTGTGTTCTGGTCCAAGATGGCGCAGAGCATGACCTCTCGCCCCATGAAGGGAATGTTGACTGGTCCTGTCACAATCCTTAACTGGTCTTTTGTCAGGAATGACCAGCCGAG GTTTGAGACATGCTACCAGATTGCTCTTGCCATCAAGAAGGAGGTCGAGGACCTTGAGGCTGGTGGTATACAG GTCATCCAAATCGATGAGGCTGCTTTGAGAGAAGGTCTGCCCCTCCGCAAGGCGGAGCATGCTTTCTACTTGGACTGGGCTGTTCACTCCTTCAGAATCACAAACTGCGGTGTTCAGGACACCACCCAG ATTCACACCCACATGTGCTACTCTAACTTCAACGACATCATCCACTCCATCATAAACATGGACGCCGATGTGATCACCATCGAGAACTCCCGGTCCGACGAGAAGCTGCTCTCTGTCTTCCGCGAGGGTGTGAAGTATGGTGCTGGCATTGGTCCTGGTGTCTACGACATCCACTCCCCCAGGATCCCGTCCACGGAGGAGATTGCGGACCGCATCAACAAGATGCTTGCGGTGCTCGACACTAACATTCTCTGGGTGAACCCTGACTGTGGTCTCAAGACCCGCAAGTACACCGAGGTGAAGCCTGCCCTCACCAACATGGTTTCGGCCGCCAAGCTCATCCGCACCCAGCTCGCTAGCGCGAAGTGA
- the LOC127757101 gene encoding leucine-rich repeat extensin-like protein 3, whose protein sequence is MEQRRVYEEVEPEVEWRQAGEEQDVVEIALPGFRKEQVRVQVDNHGMLRATGERPPAARGGRWVRFKKDLRLPDNCDADAVRARFDDHKLIITLPLVAAAVDVDESSATSPEFKTPPALSPVPPPPPPPRTRTRVEPPHRPPPVKPQPPPSLPPPPPPPPPPPPPRPPSVKPPVVQPKPQPPPSLQPPSPPPPPPTRPPSVKPPVVQPKPQPPPTLPPPSPPPPPPTVPPRTPGDTPAVVEPKPQPPPPPPRAPVKMPRVLEPKPSPPPPPPPSPLPPPPEDYWSPTAVTPPEPTKPKPPPPSPPPPPQQPSQRYWTPPPAITPEPAKPAAGKPTSSSPPSTKDSPRLPLPAPSPAANGGDPRLPATTPLSKQKRKEEKREEAQEMGRAGAAAAEEERPPATATASGGGRREAEERRLMVNMAAAAAVLVGIIVSVWRTLSS, encoded by the coding sequence atggagcagCGGCGAGTGTACGAGGAGGTGGAACCGGAGGTGGAGTGGAGACAGGCCGGCGAGGAGCAGGACGTGGTGGAGATCGCCCTCCCGGGGTTCAGGAAGGAGCAGGTGAGGGTGCAGGTGGACAACCACGGCATGCTCCGCGCCACCGgcgagcggccgccggcggcgaggggggggaGGTGGGTGCGCTTCAAGAAGGACCTCCGCCTCCCCGACAACTGCGACGCCGATGCCGTCCGCGCCAGGTTCGACGACCACAAGCTCATCATCACGCtccccctcgtcgccgccgccgtcgacgtcgacgagtCCTCGGCGACGTCGCCGGAGTTCAAGACGCCGCCGGCTCtgtcgccggtgccgccgccgccgccgcctcctcgtacTCGTACGCGCGTTGAGCCGCCGCACCGTCCACCTCCGGTGAAACCCCAGCCGCCACCGTCattgccaccaccacctcctcctccgccgccaccgccgccgccacgtccacCGTCGGTGAAGCCCCCCGTTGTGCAGCCGAAGCCACAGCCGCCACCATCATTGCAAccaccatctccgccgccgccgccgccgacacgtcCACCGTCGGTGAAGCCCCCCGTTGTGCAGCCGAAGCCACAGCCGCCACCAACATTGCCAccaccatctccgccgccgccgccgcctacagTACCACCACGAACTCCGGGGGACACCCCTGCCGTCGTCGAGCCAAAgccgcagccaccaccaccaccaccacgagctCCGGTGAAGATGCCACGTGTTCTCGAGCCaaagccctcgccgccgccgccgccgccgccatcgccgctgccaccgccgccagagGATTATTGGTCTCCAACGGCAGTGACTCCTCCGGAACCAACAAAGCcaaagccaccgccgccatcgccaccgccgccgccgcagcaaccGTCACAGCGGTATTGGACCCCGCCTCCGGCTATCACCCCTGAACCAGCAAAGCCCGCCGCCGGCAAGCCGacatcctcgtcgccgccgagcacAAAAGACTCGCCACGGCTGCCGCTTCCTGCGCCAAGTCCAGCAGCAAACGGCGGCGATCCAAGGCTACCGGCGACTACGCCGCTTTCGAAGCAGAAGAggaaagaggagaagagagaggaggcgcAAGAAATGGGTCGAGCTGGAGCGGcagcagcggaggaggagcggccgccggcgacggcgacggcgagcggaggtgggaggagggaggcggaggagaggaggctgatggtgaacatggcggcggcggcggcggtgctcgtcgGGATCATCGTCTCCGTGTGGCGCACCTTGAGCTCTTGA
- the LOC127756639 gene encoding cation/calcium exchanger 1-like produces the protein MAAFLRTLHRRRTRNAAAAAFLALAVVVVFFLSVFVATRNEADIFFSGVAAASSSSPDSSSGGCRELQALDGDGARCRYLRAHAPCAPVGYVDYLRLLYCGFGRAPWLGYAALALWLLVLFYLLGDTASAYFCASLEGLSAVLRLPPAIAGVTLLSLGNGAPDVLSSVVAFAAGARGGDGGGGGGEDAGDVGLSGVLGGALFVSTVVAGVVAIVAGRRGGGEPVIIERRGFVRDVCFLLVALCYLLAVLLTGAVTVWSAASFLSLYAGYVLLVWTSHCCATASDELEVDDTKQPTSDLAAPLLVVDDDDASPPPLPVSSSSKPTSAPRTFARRLVDLLHSPLYLPRRLTIPDIAAHRWSKPTAVATALLSPLLLAATTAPTTTATTLLAATLAGALLATAAAATTDAASPPKSRSARLPWLAGGFLMSVLWSYVLARELVALLVSIGVAAGVEAGVLGATVLAWGNSLGDLVADVALATRRRDGGAGAQTAVAGCYAAPAFNTVVGLGLSLTVAAGARHPEAYAVEGGAAVYVAVGFLAAALVWAVAVLPARGMRLDAVLGVGLLVIYFVFLCVSLAILTPLPSPH, from the coding sequence ATGGCGGCCTTCTTGCGAACGCTGCACCGGCGAAGAACgcgcaatgccgccgccgccgcgttcttggctctcgccgtcgtcgtcgtcttcttcttgtCCGTGTTCGTCGCCACGCGGAATGAGGCTGACATCTTCTTCagtggcgtcgcggcggcgagctcgtcgtcgccggattCCTCGTCCGGTGGGTGCAGGGAGCTGCAGGCgctcgacggcgatggcgcgagGTGCCGGTATCTGCGGGCGCACGCGCCGTGCGCGCCGGTGGGGTACGTGGACTACCTCCGGCTGCTGTACTGCGGGTTCGGGCGGGCGCCATGGCTGGGCTACGCGGCGCTCGCGCTGTGGCTGCTCGTGCTCTTCTACCTCCTCGGCGACACGGCGTCGGCCTACTTCTGCGCCTCGCTGGAGGGGCTCTCCGCCGTGCTCCGCCtgccgccggcgatcgccggcgtcACGCTGCTGTCGCTCGGGAACGGCGCGCCCGACGTGCTCTCCAGCGTCGTGGCGTTCGCCGCGGgggcacgcggcggcgacggcggcggcggcggaggggaggatgCCGGGGATGTTGGCCTCAGCGGCGTGCTCGGTGGCGCGCTGTTCGTgtccaccgtcgtcgccggcgtggtcgctaTCGTCGCCGGGCGTCGCGGTGGTGGCGAGCCGGTGATCATCGAGCGGCGCGGGTTCGTGCGCGACGTGTGCTTCCTCCTCGTGGCGCTCTGCTACCTCCTCGCCGTGCTGCTCACCGGCGCCGTCACCGTCTGGTCCGCCGCGTCGTTCCTATCCCTCTACGCCGGCTACGTCCTCCTCGTCTGGACCTCGCACTgctgcgccaccgcctccgacgAACTCGAAGTGGACGACACCAAGCAGCCCACCTccgacctcgccgcgccgctcctcgtcgtcgacgacgacgacgcgtcaCCGCCTCCactccccgtctcctcctcctccaagcccACCTCCGCGCCGAGAACGTtcgcgcgccgcctcgtcgacctcctccactCGCCGCTCTACCTCCCGCGCCGCCTCACCATCCCGGACATCGCGGCGCACCGGTGGTCGAAGCCCACCGCGGTGGCCACCGCGCTCCTCtccccgctcctcctcgccgccaccaccgcgcccacCACCACAGCGAccaccctcctcgccgccacgctcgcgggcgccctcctcgccaccgccgcggcggccaccacgGACGCCGCGTCCCCGCCCAAGAGCCGCTCGGCCCGCCTCCCGTGGCTCGCCGGCGGGTTCCTGATGTCGGTGCTCTGGTCGTACGTGCTCGCGCGGGAGCTCGTCGCGCTGCTGGTCTCCATCGGCGtggcggccggcgtggaggccgGCGTGCTGGGCGCGACGGTGCTGGCGTGGGGGAACTCGCTGGGCGACCTGGTGGCGGACGTGGCGCTGGCGAcgcggcgccgcgacggcggcgccggggcgcagacggcggtggcggggtgCTACGCGGCGCCGGCGTTCAACACGGTGGTGGGGCTGGGGCTGTCGCTGACGGTGGCGGCCGGGGCGCGGCACCCGGAGGCGTACGCGGTGGAGGGCGGGGCGGCGGTGTACGTGGCGGTGGGGttcctggcggcggcgctggtgtgggcggtggcggtgctgcCGGCGAGGGGGATGAGGCTGGACGCGGTGCTCGGGGTGGGCCTCCTCGTCATCTACTTCGTCTTCCTCTGCGTCAGCCTCGCCATTCTCACGCCATTGCCTTCACCACATTAA